In Aspergillus nidulans FGSC A4 chromosome II, a single window of DNA contains:
- a CDS encoding beta-ketoacyl [acyl carrier protein] synthase domain-containing protein (transcript_id=CADANIAT00003922), whose protein sequence is MDPQQRHLLQIAYQAVEQSGYFHSANPDRQIGCYMGVCACDYENNIACHAPNAFSATGNLQGFIAGKAIITGECTAALAGGTHVMTNPLWFQNLAGASFLSTTGQCKPFDAKADGYCRGEGIATVFLKKLSAAVADGDQILGVITATAVQQNQNCTPIFVPNVPSLSDLFRVVVKQSRLQPSDVTVVEAHGTGTAVGDPAEYDSIRSVLGGSSREKTLALSSVKGLVEADDPTPGKLHYH, encoded by the exons ATGGATCCTCAGCAGCGTCATTTGCTCCAGATTGCCTAccaggctgttgagcaatCTGGATACTTTCATTCGGCCAATCCAGACAGACAGATTGGTTGCTACATGGGTGTGTGTGCCTGCGACTATGAGAATAATATTGCCTGCCATGCTCCCAATGCGTTCTCAGCTACGGGAAACCTGCAAGGTTTCATCGCCGGCAAA GCCATCATTACCGGAGAGTGCACTGCTGCCCTGGCCGGCGGCACACATGTTATGACGAACCCGCTATGGTTCCAGAACCTTGCTGGAGCGTCATTTCTCAGCACCACTGGGCAGTGCAAGCCCTTTGACGCCAAAGCAGATGGCTACTGTAGAGGTGAGGGTATTGCAACTGTTTTTCTGAAGAAACTCTCTGCTGCCGTTGCCGACGGGGATCAGATTCTTGGGGTTATCACGGCCACTGCTGtgcagcagaaccagaatTGCACCCCTATCTTCGTCCCCAACGTGCCATCACTTTCCGACCTGTTTCGTGTCGTGGTGAAGCAATCTCGACTACAACCATCGGACGTGACTGTGGTTGAGGCGCACGGCACCGGAACTGCTGTTGGAGACCCGGCTGAGTACGACAGCATTCGATCAGTGCTAGGTGGCTCGAGCCGGGAGAAAACGCTTGCTCTCAGCTCCGTCAAGGGCCTAGTTG aagcggATGATCCCACCCCAGGCAAGCTTCACTACCATTAA
- a CDS encoding protein dbaH (transcript_id=CADANIAT00003921), whose protein sequence is MPGTVRPGEPVQVAIIGGGIVGVVLAVGLIRQNVKVRLFEQSQGFREIGAGIAFTANAIRCMEQIDPAIVTALRSSGSVPTSTGDEKDPNDYLRWIDGYNLHREDDPYYQRMLYKINAGYRGFEGCRRDQFLEALVKVIPPEVVECKKRLESIEERGLEEKLILTFVDGTTVEVDAVIGCDGIKSRVREIILGEGNPASYPHYTHKVAYRTLIPMEDAIKALGEYKAKNQHNHVGPNAHLIHYPVANKKMINATAFVSDPNEWPNDRQMVAPGCREDMEKAFAGWSPCVRNVVNLFPKELDKWAVFDLWDYPAPFYNKGKICLAGDAAHASSPHHGAGACIGIEDALCLATLMKQVNVSVQASRVSKGKALSAAFETFNAIRRTRSQWLVNSSRRVCDFYHQPEWADPAKWVKAETCFEELKDRSYKIWHFDYDEMIKETLKSYSNREAALLQESSEGSVEK, encoded by the exons ATGCCAGGTACCGTGCGCCCAGGTGAGCCCGTACAAGTCGCCATCATAGGTGGTGGCATTGTTGGTGTTGTACTTGCGGTTGGCCTTATCCGCCAAAACGTCAAGGTCCGGCTCTTTGAGCAATCCCAGGGTTTCCGTGAGATAGGAGCCGGGATTGCATTTACAGCAAATGCGATTCGGTGCATGGAACAGATCGACCCAGCGATCGTGACGGCTCTGAGATCGAGTGGATCCGTACCTACCTCTACCGGCGACGAAAAGGATCCAAATGACTATCTGCGATGGATCGATGGCTATAATCTCCACCGTGAAGACGATCCATACTACCAGCGGATGCTGTACAAGATCAATGCGGGATATCGAGGGTTCGAGGGATGCCGCAGAGACCAGTTCCTGGAAGCCCTCGTCAAGGTGATACCGCCAGAGGTGGTCGAGTGCAAGAAGCGTTTGGAGAGTATCGAGGAGCGAGGACTAGAGGAAAAGTTGATCCTGACGTTTGTTGACGGGACGACTGTAGAGGTAGATGCTG TAATTGGATGCGATGGTATCAAATCACGCGTGCGGGAGATTATACTGGGAGAGGGAAACCCAGCCTCCTACCCTCACTACACGCACAAAGTTGCCTATCGGACTTTAATTCCCATGGAAGATGCCATCAAAGCTCTCGGCGAATACAAAGCAAAGAACCAACACAACCATGTCGGGCCCAATGCACATCTTATCCACTACCCCGTGGCAAACAAGAAGATGATTAATGCCACCGCATTTGTCTCGGACCCGAACGAATGGCCTAACGACAGGCAGATGGTCGCGCCTGGGTGCCGGGAAGATATGGAGAAAGCCTTTGCAGGGTGGAGTCCCTGCGTTCGCAACGTCGTTAATCTTTTCCCAAAAGAACTCGATAAGTGGGCAGTATTTGATCTGTGGGATTACCCGGCTCCCTTTTACAATAAGGGTAAGATTTGTCTTGCTGGAGATGCAGCCCATGCGTCTAGCCCACATCACGGGGCCGGTGCATGTATTGGGATCGAGGACGCGTTGTGTCTTGCCACTCTGATGAAGCAGGTCAATGTCTCCGTACAGGCTAGCAGAGTGTCAAAGGGGAAGGCACTGAGTGCAGCATTTGAGACCTTCAATGCCATCAGACGGACTAGGAGTCAGTGGCTAGTGAACAGTAGTCGAAGAGTCTGTGACTTTTATCACCAGCCTGAGTGGGCAGATCCAGCCAAATGGGTCAAGGCTGAGACTTGTTtcgaggagttgaaggatCGATCTTATAAGATTTGGCATTTTGACTACGATGAAATGATCAAAGAGACACTCAAGAGTTACTCTAACAGAGAAGCTGCTTTGTTACAGGAATCGTCAGAGGGGTCGGTTGAAAAATAG